The Trueperaceae bacterium genome contains a region encoding:
- a CDS encoding 3'-5' exonuclease, giving the protein MKFNVSFYDAFRSSLKDLTTAEQGAVMTALVELAEDPSSPGLNVHRVGDAATKCWSARVNDDIRIIFFWVEQTIVPAYVAHHDAAYRWAEGRALDVHPDTGAAQIVVVGERREEIVIRVKKREEYDPLAERPFRHLTDAELLAYGTPRSWLDTVRSATVKAFLEEIGDALPAESCEFLMAVASGETPPPPPQRGKNPFTHPDAKRRFFVVESDDDLKRALQLEWEQWMLYLHPAQREAVERDFAGPARVTGGPGTGKSVVAVHRAARLAREGRGRVLLTSFSRTLAAHLRQQVDKLMAGDPARSRIDVVHLHQLAVDRLAEAKGAGVRVADNAAVGRAAKAAAERLEASWVTPAFLEAEWSMVVDPYGVSSWEEYAQVDRPARGTPLNRSQREDAWQGLAAMRGSLEGQGLATWSGVCWDLVDLLDASGERPYAHVIADEVQDFGPAELRLLRALAEPGTNDVFLASDANQRIFKPYTPVARAGLEVRGRSITLRVNYRMTEQIRRLADGIASGKQECDEPTSPSVSLLNGAEPEVLVLPGVNAEVSAVSEWLKRLVANGYRPGEVAIFARKKDLLQDRAHRAVKGAGLESFNLESDEPAPSNRVAIGTMHRSKGLQFRAVAVMGVEDGTVPLDTVRARQPDEAAQRAFLEMERNLLYVACSRARERLIVTGVGRPCEFLAR; this is encoded by the coding sequence CTTCTACGACGCCTTCCGATCGAGCCTGAAGGACCTGACCACAGCCGAGCAGGGCGCGGTGATGACCGCGCTGGTCGAGCTGGCCGAGGACCCCAGCAGCCCGGGGCTCAACGTCCATCGCGTGGGGGACGCCGCCACCAAGTGCTGGTCGGCCCGGGTCAACGACGACATCCGCATCATCTTCTTCTGGGTGGAGCAGACGATAGTGCCGGCCTACGTGGCGCATCACGACGCGGCGTACCGCTGGGCCGAGGGCAGGGCGCTCGACGTCCACCCCGACACGGGGGCAGCCCAGATCGTGGTCGTGGGCGAGCGCCGCGAAGAGATCGTCATCCGCGTCAAGAAGCGCGAGGAGTACGACCCGCTGGCGGAGCGGCCGTTCAGGCACCTGACCGACGCCGAGCTCCTGGCCTACGGCACGCCCAGGTCTTGGCTCGACACGGTGCGCTCCGCCACGGTGAAGGCTTTCCTCGAGGAGATCGGCGACGCGCTGCCCGCCGAGTCGTGCGAGTTCCTGATGGCCGTGGCGTCCGGCGAGACGCCGCCCCCGCCGCCGCAGCGTGGCAAGAACCCGTTCACGCACCCCGACGCCAAGCGCAGGTTCTTCGTGGTGGAGTCCGACGACGACCTGAAGCGCGCGCTCCAGCTCGAATGGGAGCAGTGGATGCTCTACCTGCACCCCGCTCAGCGCGAGGCGGTCGAAAGGGACTTCGCGGGGCCCGCGCGGGTGACGGGCGGGCCGGGGACGGGCAAGTCCGTGGTGGCGGTGCACCGCGCCGCCCGCCTGGCGCGTGAGGGTCGCGGGCGGGTGCTGCTCACGAGCTTCTCGCGGACCCTGGCCGCCCACCTCAGGCAGCAGGTCGACAAGCTCATGGCCGGCGACCCGGCGCGCTCGCGCATCGACGTCGTGCACCTGCACCAGCTCGCCGTCGACCGGCTGGCCGAAGCGAAGGGCGCTGGCGTGAGGGTCGCGGACAACGCGGCGGTCGGTAGGGCGGCGAAGGCCGCCGCCGAGCGGCTCGAGGCGTCCTGGGTCACGCCGGCGTTCCTCGAGGCCGAGTGGAGCATGGTGGTCGACCCCTACGGGGTGAGCTCCTGGGAGGAGTACGCCCAGGTGGACCGCCCGGCGCGCGGCACCCCGCTGAACCGGTCGCAACGCGAGGACGCCTGGCAGGGGCTCGCGGCGATGCGCGGGTCGCTGGAGGGGCAGGGGCTGGCGACGTGGTCGGGCGTCTGCTGGGACCTCGTCGACCTCCTCGACGCGAGCGGCGAGAGGCCCTACGCCCACGTGATCGCCGACGAGGTGCAGGACTTCGGTCCCGCCGAGCTGAGGCTGCTGCGTGCCCTGGCCGAGCCCGGCACGAACGACGTCTTCCTGGCCTCGGACGCGAACCAGCGGATCTTCAAGCCGTACACGCCGGTCGCGAGGGCGGGCCTCGAGGTGCGAGGGCGCTCGATCACGCTACGCGTGAACTACCGCATGACGGAGCAGATCCGCCGGCTGGCCGACGGGATCGCCTCGGGCAAGCAGGAGTGCGACGAGCCCACCAGCCCCTCCGTGTCGCTCCTGAACGGCGCCGAGCCGGAGGTCCTCGTCCTACCCGGCGTGAACGCGGAGGTCTCCGCCGTCTCCGAGTGGCTGAAGAGGCTCGTGGCGAACGGCTACCGGCCCGGCGAGGTCGCGATCTTCGCGCGGAAGAAGGACCTGCTGCAGGACAGGGCGCACCGCGCCGTGAAGGGCGCCGGCCTGGAGAGCTTCAACCTCGAGTCGGACGAGCCCGCGCCCAGCAACCGCGTGGCGATCGGCACGATGCACAGGAGCAAGGGGCTCCAGTTCCGGGCCGTGGCCGTGATGGGCGTCGAGGACGGCACGGTGCCGCTGGACACCGTGCGCGCCAGGCAGCCCGACGAGGCCGCGCAGCGCGCCTTCCTGGAGATGGAGCGGAACCTGCTCTACGTCGCTTGTTCGCGGGCCAGGGAGAGGTTGATCGTCACCGGTGTCGGAAGACCCTGCGAGTTCCTAGCGCGGTGA